The DNA sequence ATGGAAGCAAGAATAAAAACAGGGGGTAGAAAAGGCAAAGCAGTAAGGCAGATTCAAAAAGGACCGTGGCGTTggaatccatccatcccggCGCATCCAAACCCAGCACTTCTGCCCTTAGGGCAAACATTCAAAGTGCTGAACCCACCCAATTCTCATGGGTGAAAGTCATTAGTAGTCTTATGACATGTTAGCAACTCTCATGTATCAAAAAAGCTGTGAGTTTCTTACCtccgtccttgtccttgtccttgccgccACCGTAGCCGGGGTTGCCATAGCCAGGGTTGCCATAGCCGGGCTTCTCGTAGGTCTTGCGAGGATACTCGGTGACGGTCTTTGTGACGGTGacggtcttggtcttggtgatcGCGGGCTGCGTCACAGTGAcagtcttggtcttgtgCTTGTACAcggtctcggtcttggtCACTGGGGGCTTGGTGATAGTGACGGGAGGCTTGGTCACGGTAACCGGGGGCTTGGTCACAGTGACGGGAGGCTgggtgacggtgacggtCTTGGTGACCGGGGGCTTGTGCCTGTAGatcgtcttggtcttggtgacgGCGGGCTGGGTCACTGTCaaggtcttggtcttggtgacaGGAGGTTGGGGGTAGTTTTTCGTGACAGTGACGGTGGCCGTCACGGTCTTGGTGTTTCCATAGCCATAGCCGTAGTCGCCAGGGGCGGCGAAGGCCAGTGGTGCGGAGAGAAGAGGCACGAGGAGAGTGAAGATCTTCATTTTGTGGGATGAAGCGAAAGGCTTGGATGTATGAGGTAAAGAGTGGTTTGATGAAAAGACTGGTGTGTGAGGACAAGTCTGAGAGTTGacgttgaggaagaggataaGAGGATACTTATAGAGAAACTCTTGCTTGTTCTCTCTATACCTCTTGGAGATGTTTACCAGCCGGAAGTAATGACGAGATGAGAAGGCTGGAAGACGCATCCAGACCTCAGCCGCACGTTTCTCACAGAGTCTTGACTGTTGGCCACGCTTCACCCACGTAAAACCCGGGCGATGATCATCCCAGTCAGGTTACACATGCTCGACCCAATACCCACCCGCAGGACAAATAAggcttctccaagctcagcCATAAGCTCGTATATGCTTGAGAGCCCGTGTTGATGCAGGACGGCAACCTCTTTTGCTGCAGGACGGGAGCAGGCTGGCAACCACTATTGATGCAGGACGGCAAGTCAACACTCGGTGACAACACACCCCGTCTTGGAAAGCCGTTGGGATTCAGTTTATATTCAGGGCTACCTTGATGATAGGGTAACTTGACATGCACCTCGCAAGTAGATGTGGTTAGGGGTGCTAGCATTTTCAGCTGGGATGTGCCTGAACTCGGCTGATGAGCCGATTGCGTGATAACGTGGTGTCGCAACATTGACGTCGGGACATGCTTTTCTCACTTTTCTGCTGACATTGAGCCTCAGTATCAGTGTGTCAATAGAGATATGGTTTGGCCGGTCTGTTATTAGTCTGTTTAATGATCTTTCTATTTGCGTGAGAGAGAAGTGGACTGGTCAACGACTGCACACCGAGCATTATTTTATGGCTTGTTGTTCAAGGATCACCGCCCAAGACCAGGCTCCGGAACCCAAATTGATCACCATTCACAGTCTCCCAGTCCGTCACTTCACCTGACAGCCGTGTTTCCCAAACCGCTCGCCTCGCAGACGCTGTCAGCTTCCACGAGGATCACGTTTTGCGGAGAGTCAAGAGCCTCATGGACAGGGGTACCAAGACAACACGGCAAATAACACAAAAAGAGGCATTTTACGCAGATCCTCTGCCACATTTTTGACCGGCAATTGGGCTCCCCGTCTGTGCCGCTGCAGGTCGAGACTTGGGTCCTGCGGGGGCCTCAAAAAGTTGTGCAGTCGTGGCGGCAACGGAGATTGCGCAATCGCCGGGGCACACCCATTAGGGCAGATCAGCCCAGCTGAAAGAGGCCAGGCACAGGATGATTGCATACATTATGGAAGCATCATGACTTTATGCTGCTTAACCGACCTGACGGTGAGATGGTATCGTGGCCGGTCTGACTGCGTTTGAGCCAGCCTTTGGCGATGATCTCAGATGCGGTCTTGATTGCGAATCGGGTGGCGTTACGAGTATTCAAAAATAGCCTGCCTTGTTGTCCACGGCAGGTTTGTCTGTCACAGCTGAGCCCTTTCCTGGACTGCTGTGTTGCCCGTAttgacaaggccgagaaaGCCGTTGTGCAACGTCGATGTTGGGCCCGGCCAACACGCAATGCCCTCTGCCCCCTCCTAGCTTCTGATTGGCCGAGTGTTTACGGTGGAGGTGCAGCTTGCAGCCCCGACTTCCTATCTCTCTTCCCCGCGGATCTAATGATAGGGTTCTGATGACCGCTACTATTTTGATGCTCGGAGCCAACGGCTGATTTTACCGTGTCGATCCATATGCCGACCCGTCTTGCCCCTGACCCGGTTTTTGAAACTTTTGAGACGGTTGGGTCCTCTAGTGCTTATTCTGGTCGCGTCATAATGCAGGGACTGATGCCGTGGTCTCGACATTGACCAACCGATAGGGGTATCTTATCTCCTCTGCTGCCCACCGACTCTTGATTGGGTGAGACCGGCAGCTCTCGAGAACCTGCCAACCCTGCCGTCTCCGGACAGCTGGATCAGCGAGGAGAATCTCTTCTGGGGCCATTCAACAAAAGTAAAACACGGCTCGCGTTGCCATCCTGGACATGTCAGCTCTCGCAAACATGTCcgccatggtcaaggccaGGACCAGCTGTTCAGTCGAGTGCATGATTCCTGGTCCATGTTTCTTTGAAACAAATGAATGGCTCACCTGATTCCCACCGATTCCTCCTGATGCTGACGTCAACGAGGTATTTCTGGCCACTGGTGCACCTAGGTTGGgtgctgttggttgttggccaTTTAAGCTTCAGTTGGATAATTCGTCGGCTGGTTGTTGATTAGAGATCAACTTGGCTCAATTGAGTTCTGGACAAGAGGTCTGTCTGCTCGTCAATGACGCATTGCCTTTGTTAACGAGCCTGCTTCCTTTCTCAGAGTCATAGAGGACAGCGCCGTGAAAATGATGTCGTAAAACACCATGATCCATGACACATGGGCAGTTTAAGATAGATGGGATAGTACTGTACGTTCCAAGTGTCGGGCCATGGTATCGGGGCCTTGGTCCGCTTCCGCGCATCCTATAAATAGCATTTTAAAAAGGTTGACTTACTCGCCGAACATGTACTGCTAAGGCTAGACCTGAGATTAGATAAGAAGAGGTAGTTTTATTATCAAGTATCTAAGGCtacagagaagagaagagatttTCCCCAATAGGCCCTTTAGACAACGGCTTCGAGGCGTTTCAGTAACAAAAGAGAGAACGACAGTCCTGAACTGTGATAAATCTTTCGACCCATAGCCCTAACTACCCGGGACTTTCGCCTTACCCTCTAACACTTATCAACAGTGACAATGACATTGTGGTTAAGGCTGCTAAACTGCTGGCCCCAAACCACCCAGTCATCAATGGGCCGACATCCGCAGTCATAGCACACGGGGTGTCCGAACCAGCACGTGGCCTTGACATGACGCTCGCACTTGTAGACGGCAATCTGAGCCAGGTTGGCGAGGTCGTTGCACTTCTCGCCAACGTGGTAGTTGTTGTCGTTGCACCACCAGATGCCCGCGTTGTTGGAGCACGAGATGCGCACGCAAGATCGAGCGTTGACACCGCAGGTCCGGCTGCCGATGGATCGGAGGTAGCCGATTTCACGGGCAATCTGGTCACGATTCGCTTCGCCTCCGCCCCAGTAGCCGATCTTGCCGGCGCGGCAGAAGTGGTGAgtctggagatggaggttaGTAGGCCAGTGGTAGAGGAACCAAGGCAACCTTACCGCATGAGCGCGAGCCTCGAGGACCAAGTCTCGCTTGGTCTCTTTGAGCTCTACATTTTCAGTATCGTCTAGCTCAAAGTCTGGGTTTGCTTCCTTGATCTGCGCAATAACAGTCTATGAAATTGCAGATTAGATATGTGCAAATCGAGAATGGGCGGTCATAGCTACCTCTGCTGTTCCCTTCAGGGTGACATTCTTTCCGCCTTCCTCCAGAGGACCAATGACTTCAAGCTCGCCCGAGAGGTCGTATCCTTCAGGAATGCTCCTAGGAACGTTCTTAAAATCAAGTCAAATCAGCATTGGGACGTGTCGTGTCTATTAAAGTGTGGGGATCTAACtcaccacggccacggccgAAACCAGGGGAAgaaggatggcaaggcaAGCCTTCATGTTGCGGGCCTTCAAGTATTGGACTGTTAAGTGTGTAGATGAATGATGGTGCTGATGTGTGAAACTGTCAAACGAGGACTGCCATTATGCTCTTTATAGACGGAGTCTGGCCCGTCGTCTTGTGGTTAATACCATACCATATGGTCAACCAAAGCCGAGTCTCTTTGATTTTAGCCTTGTTTCAATGCTCTAGGAAGGTAGTATTTGGTAAAGACTTGAAGCATTCTCAAGTCTTCCCGTGATAGGTTCAATTACGCTGCAGGCTGGGATCGAGGCTGGGTGCACTCCCAGGAATCTGAACTGGCCAAGCGTGCCACCATACACAGTGCTGCACTAGCGTGTCCCTACCCGGGTTAAGAATCCTTCGAGTGGCATGTATTTCATCTTTCTGTTATCGTATGGTTCTTTCAAGTCTTTGCATTGCACTCGCTAGGTAACGTGTGATATATGTATGTTGCCAAGTCATGCGGACAGAGTTCAAGAGCAAGAACTCAACACCAGGATTTAAACGTCTCGCATTAAGACCAATGAGAAACCTAAGTGCATAAATAATAGAGCCATCTCGAAATCAAGTGTCCCGGCTTGGTATCTGGCACTACCTCCAGGACCCCTGCCTCGGGTCTACCCGTGGGATGATCAAAAGCGGGATGAGGACCCGGTGTGGAGGTTCATGATGAAGAACGAAATGAATCGAGACGCCACTGGAATCTGATATAACCACATTTTGCAATGTTTAACATACGGTCTCGCCGCCATCCCAACTTGCCAAGGCGCCGAAATACCGCATCTCGCCTGATGACAGGACGCAACAGTCTCAAACAGGAAGCTTAAGACACACCGGCCAAAGGAAAACTTCAGAGGCGTTCCTTAGGCGAGGTTCCATAACAATGTTGCATTTAGGGACTGGGCATTTTAGCCACCCCCTGCTCCTGATTTAAGCTGTGCCACGCGGATCACCATATCCGTATGCTCAACTCGCATCCTGACCAATACGAGGCTTGTTTGACAGAGACAACAGGGTCCTGTGCCTACAGCTCGGATCATACCGACGGCTTTGCGGGAAAGGCAGCAACCTCTCGGCGAATTTCATGTCGGGGAACTTTGGCGGTGAAGAGGGGTTTGCGACGGCTCAACATCGTGCTATTACATCGAGGGGAGCTCCTGATAATAGATCTTGGAGGATGCACCACAGACTGATCTCTGCCAGTTTCGCTTGGGGATGTTGAGTTGTACCTCGTAGATAACCTGATCAtggttggtggttggtgatgagcaAATGGTGGGCAGCTTAAAGATCGTGAGAAGTCTTGCATAACACCATCCCTAAGATAGATTATTCTTCCGCAGTGAAgagctggatgatggcgatAACGGTTCGGAAAGTTTCTTCAGAGAGGCTGCCTCTAATGGTAGGACAGTAGACACCTGTATAACTGAGGGCTGGTGTTCTGGTATGGTAGGCTACTTAATCGTCACTATTAAGGGCAAGTAGACCCCTTTTGTCTATTCATACTATGCTTTTTAACCCGTAATACATGCCTgatatattataaagtacTCGCTTCTTAAAGACGGGGGTTATAAACAGTGTTAATGCCGCCGGTGACAATAGTCTTAAGGACCATGTAGTCGTCAACTCCGTACTTGCTGCCTTCGCGACCCATGCCAGAGTGCTTAACACCTCCGAAACTACAACTGGTTAGCATttgccgaggatgagttAGAGACGGTAAACTTACGGTGCTGCCCAGTCGGCGATGACGCCTGTGTTGATGGCAACCATGCCGAACTCGAGCCTCTCTTGCACGCGGTGCGATCGGGCCAGGTTGGTAGTCATGACGTATGAGGCCAAGCCGACCTCAGACTTGTTCGCTCGGGCAAtgacctcgtcctcggtTTTGAACTTTGTCAGGGCCGCAAGAGGACCAAATGTCTCCTCGTAGGTGACGGCCATGGTGTCATTTACATCGCCGAGGATGGTGGGCTGGAAGAAGTTCTTGCCAAGGTCGGGCAACCGCTGtccaccgaggaggacggtGGCATTCTTGCCAATGGCATCCTTGACATgctcctcgaccttttcGACACTCGTGGTCATGGGGCCGTGAGTGACGGAGGCGTCAGTTCCGTTGCCAACCTTGAACTTGCTCACTTCCTCCACCAGTCGCCTGGCGAACTGGTCATAGATCCCTTCTTGCACGTAGATTCGGTTGGCGCACACGCACGTTTGGCCAGAgaccttgaacttggcgatgACAGCGCTGGCAACGGCCgtctcgaggtcggcgtcgtcaaagacgatgaagggGGCGTTACCCCCCAGCTCAAGgctcagcttcttgagggtaTCGGCCGACTGCTTCATCAAAATCTTTCCGACTCGAGTGGAACCGGTGAAGGAGATCTTCTTGACCGTGTCAGACTCGCagagggcaaggccaagcttggGGGTATTATTGAGGGCGgtgacgatgttgagaacACCCTTGGGGACGCCGGCACGCTCggcaaggacggcgaggaggtTTCCAGAGTAGGGAGTGACGCCGTCCGTCTTAACAACGACTGTACAGCcagcggcgagggcggcagCGATCTTGCGTGCGGCCATTGCCATAGGAAAGTTCCAGGGCGTGATCAAGCCGCAGACGCCCACGGGTTGCTTAAGAATCTGAATTCTGGCGTTGGGTTGGGCATGAGGGACGACATCGCCGTAGAGTCGCggagcctcctcggcgaaccactcaaagaagccagcagagaagagagcctcgccctcagcatcgggcttggccttgccgtTCTCGGCGGTGATGACCTTGCCAATGTCAACCTTGTTCTCGGCGATGAGGTCGGCGAGCTTGCGCAGGATGCGACCACGCTGGCGGCCTGATTGGGCTCGCCATAGAGGGAAAGCATCTGAGGCGGcctggatggccttgttgagaTCGTCAACGGTAGACTCGGGCGCGGTGCCAATGACCCGGTCGGTAGCTGGGTTGCGGACCTCAAAGGTCTGACCAGAGACGGATGCCACCCATTCGCCGTTGATGTAGGACTTGTCAGCGACGAGGCTGGCGTCGTTGAGAGTGGAAGCGATGGATGTCATGGTGAAATCGACAGTGTATTAAGGATGGCTCGGTGTTGATGGAGACTTTtggcttggagatggtgatgaagcgAAGCGGGTTGGAGCTTGATATAGCACCAGCTTGAGGCGACGATGGGAAGGTTCGTTCGGTCTTGACGTCTCTATCTCGGTTCTTGACGAGAGTatcttggagaagctggttGTTTCAATCGCCACGGGATATTGCCCGTTGAATGCCGGTGTCCCGATATTCGGCGTGCAGCATCAAGATGAATGAATGTAAGTTGTCGGTTTTGGAAGCCGAGCAACAAAGCTCATTAGAGCAGAAGCTCTTCCTTTTGTGTGGGGATGTTGTGGGGGAAGAAGCGATGACGGATGCAATCGAGATGGAATTCGCCAATGAGACACCCACGTCATGAACCGCTCTCTGATTCGCCAGTCCGACAGTCGCTGGCTTTACCCTGCGTGTGGTTAGAGGCTCGGCTTCTAAAGCCGAGATGCTATCCTCGTTTGGCCAGGGGCGGGGCTTGGGAGGATTCAAGAGCCGTGACCTGATACATGGCAATCGCCAGTTGCTCAAGTGACATGAAGGGTCTGTTATCATGGACGTGGGGGTCTTGAAAGAGCAGCCAAGACAAAGCAACGGTTTGCTGATGGGTTTGTGCTGCCCACATCTGCCTGATCTCGGGTATGCACATGAAGCTGGCTATACAGGTCTCACACTCCGATCCCTGCCCAGCGCTGGGTCTCATTCTTTTTGCCTACTGTAGGTAGCTAAGAGAGATGCTCTCCGTCTGTATTCCCATCAAAGGTCTGTGTCATATTCCCCTGTGCCGGTCACCTCCTAGACGATGAATGAGGCGCCGTAGTCCGAACAAAATCTAGCCAGGTTATGCAAGGAACAGCCGTTTCGACTTGTGCTATCGTATGACCACAAGGCACACCAACTTATAGACCCTGGACACTCTCCCCTATATTTATCTCACGACCCTTTAGCAACTCTGGCAATGCCTCGTCCGCCTCGTGTGTGTTGAGAGTAGGGACATCAACGGAGGATTGCTCCTCGGAACACCAACCAGCGCATCGCATCAAGAATCAGgaaagaaggccaaggagcagtCAGCCGCCAAGTTGATTGTATATTCGCCTACCGACTTTAATGAGAACGAATCCACAATCAGCCATGAACAGGAGCGAGTTAAGCCAGACATCTCTATCGCAACACGAATATATAACCATTTACCTGCCAATGACGAGCATGTCGCGATTACGAGACACAGTTCCATCCCTTGTTacaccttcttcaactcgACCAACGAAAGCCGACATGTACCGCGACTATGACGAAAAGTGACTGGTGGACGCGATGCCAAATATCAAACGCGTGCACTTGAAGCGCCTTGAGCATCAGTTCAACAACGAGTTTTGACATCCCTCTCGATAATACTCCGTAACTTCGAGAGCAGCTCTTCTATTTTTTAAACGTCCCTCTTTTTCATTTCGAAACTGACAGCTCCCTATCATACGGCCAAGAAATCTCGATCGACCGATGCTTATACTTCTGATTTGATTTGAGGGACATGGAGTTGCCACAAGACATACTGGCCGGTATGTCAAGGAACATGTTCCTACTAAAGAGCTTCCGAGCGGGAGATGGGAGTCTGTGAGATGCTGTCTCAAGGACTCGGTATGTGGTGGCACGCTCAAGAGCACATGACAGGGCTACCAGTCGACCACGAGCTCTCTGGAACCCGAGGGGAAATATGCAACTTAAAGAAACAGAATCTCCGCTTATGAGTGGTATTTGTTCCTCGATTTAGTCCAGAATATCGCAAAACCCATCTTTTGCCTTGCAACAATGTTCTTGTTGAACCAGCTGGCTCAACCTTGAGCGCAGCTTACTTGTCGTGTCCAACTTGTCGTTGGCTCTTTCTCTAATTCTCTTTGGCAATAACAACAGGGGAAACCTCTCTTTAGTAGATGAGACTTATATGTTTTGCATCTCCAATTACCTGCCATATTAAAACATACCGTCGTCGCCCGGAGATGCTTGTTTaacccccccccccccgcGCTCCCCCAACTCATTCCACCGTCATCGGGTGGGGAAAGCGAGGTTCAGCTCCACCCTCGGGTCCGATGCCGAATCGCAGTGGAAATATTACTTGATCGACTGGCGTCGCTCTCATTTCTATCTCCGTATTTGGATTACCCCCCAATTCCGACGACACGTCTCTCCACAGCCGCCAATGACTCGAGCGCCGAGAAAATATGTCCCCAAGGTCAAAGGTGAGTGGATATGTCTAGTATTGCAATGAGAAGCTGACATTGTGGGCGCTAGGATGTTATGAGTGTTCGCAGCGCCGGATCAACTGCGATAGAGGGGAACCCGAGTGCGCCAAATGTGTTTCAAAGGGGTTTGCCTGTAGCGGAATCGGACCTAGGTATAGATTCCGAAACGGTCTGACCGCGAAGCGAAAGGGGGTCCCTTTGAGAAATCGTCTCGCCCGCTCCTCAGGTCATGATGGTTTGCCCCCAGATTCCGAGCATCCCGATGACGGGAGGCGGGGACAAACAAGCGTTCCTCAGCTACCGCTACCTTCCGTGCCGGTCGCTGAGGAGCAAGTGGATGGCAATCACAATCAACTCGTCCGGTGTGATGTTGTCACTGGGCCGAAACAGAGCGCCACCCAACACACACCACTATCAGTGCTCCCCTGCTTGAATCATATCGCACCATGGCAGAGATTGCTTCTCAAGCACTGTAAGTATTTGTTACATGAAACATGAGCTTGACTGACGCCGATCAAGTCTCGGACCACATCGCCCCAGAGATGGTGGTCATCGATGACAGCAACAATGGTTGGCGAAGCTTGGTTCTCCCTTTGGCATGTGTGGATGAGCTCATCATGAGCTCTGTAATGGCAGTCTCGGCTTTTCATTTATCGGAAAGAGCTGAAAGCCACCATCTTGTCAACGCCGGTATGCTATACTCGAAAGCCATCTTCAATCTCCAGAAGCGACAAGACTTGCACCAGTACGATATCCACGCAAGGTATCGCATCATCGTTTCCATAAttgttctgcttcttggtATGATGGTGAATGGGAGCCCAGACTTTCCAATAATGTTTCGGATGTTGCAGTCTGCTCTAGACATGGTGGGGGGAGAGAGTGTGCTTGCAGCCGGTAGCAAGGTCATTGCCGACTTTTCAGCATCACAGATTCGCAAGTAAGGAGCTAGGCATTTCTTCACTAGCAAACGCAGTTCTAACAAGCCTCAACAGAATGCGTGTCTACGCCTCGCCGTTTAtcagccaagatgaaggcgTCAGCGCTGTCGCAACACAAATCAGGCAAAGTTGGGCAGATCAGCAACTCTACTTCCAGTCATACCCAGCCCACTCTCGTGCTCTAGGTCTGATTTCAAAACTTAGAGATCAGGCCTTTCAGATCTACTTGAACCGGGCATCTTCAGTCGAAGCTGGTTTTGCGGCCCCCGCCGATCTGATATCAACGTTTAAGCAGATGCTTGAGTCATTTCCCGAGGCTCTTCCAGGCGAGCATGTACTGGTCTGGCCCATCTTCATTGCCGCTTCGGAAAGTCATGATCCAGATCACCAACAGTTCTTTACAGGGCTCTTAGAGAAGCAGTTCCGCCGGAATAGGTTTATGAATATTCTCAAAGCATTGGAGTCGTTGAGGAGGATCTGGGCTCGAGGGACGGATGAGAACTGGACGGCATTACTTCCAAAGCAGCCGATATTGGTTATGTAGTGTTTAGCTAGTGCCTGAGAAGGAATCTATCACGAGTTATGAACGATGAACCTTGTTTCTCTAGCAAGACTCTATGCATTGATCTCTGAGAACTGTCAAGCCAAGTTAGACCGGCGTTGGCATCTCTGGAATGGGCGAtctaaatataataagtctAAAATGCAGGTTTGTCTATGCTGAAGTGCATCAAAGCGCCAGTGGTAAACGCAGGGATGCTTCCAGCCGAGACGCCCATGGATGTCCTCGCTCAGATGTTCAATATTCCACGACAAGTCTCACTTTCAACTAATATGCAGACCAAGTTTTATCATAAAACCAAGGCTAATGATTCAAGGCTAACTAACAACTAAAATCGGCATTATTACACTTTTACACTTGTTTTACAGCCTAGACTTGGGAGGCTGCTGCTCCAGGGCCTCGATAACCTCCTTGGCACCCACCTCGCCTGACGCGAGAGCTCCCTCGAGGTATCCCTTCCAGTGTTTAGCATGCTCAGTACCCACAAAGTGAATGTTGCCAATGGGTTTTCCATAAATGTCAGCGTACTCGCTGAGGTGGCCAATTTTGGTGACGGGAGCCAGAGCGCCACGGCTGAACTGCTCGTGTTGCCAGACCTGCTCGACAAACTCCATAGGCCTATACGCCACGGAGTCGGGCCCCACGTTAAAGGCCCGCGCGATCTGGTCGAGTATGAGCTTGCGGCGCTCGTGCGGGTACTTGGCCGCCCATTCTTCACCTGTCTTGCCGTTGACGAAGCAGGTGAAGCCGTACAGGCCAACGTCGTCAAAAGAAGTATCTCGGACGACGCAAGCGGGGCCCTGGTAGTCCATGAAGAAACCGTTG is a window from the Fusarium keratoplasticum isolate Fu6.1 chromosome 5, whole genome shotgun sequence genome containing:
- a CDS encoding Zn(2)-C6 fungal-type domain-containing protein; translated protein: MTRAPRKYVPKVKGCYECSQRRINCDRGEPECAKCVSKGFACSGIGPRYRFRNGLTAKRKGVPLRNRLARSSGHDGLPPDSEHPDDGRRGQTSVPQLPLPSVPVAEEQVDGNHNQLVRCDVVTGPKQSATQHTPLSVLPCLNHIAPWQRLLLKHFSDHIAPEMVVIDDSNNGWRSLVLPLACVDELIMSSVMAVSAFHLSERAESHHLVNAGMLYSKAIFNLQKRQDLHQYDIHARYRIIVSIIVLLLGMMVNGSPDFPIMFRMLQSALDMVGGESVLAAGSKVIADFSASQIRKMRVYASPFISQDEGVSAVATQIRQSWADQQLYFQSYPAHSRALGLISKLRDQAFQIYLNRASSVEAGFAAPADLISTFKQMLESFPEALPGEHVLVWPIFIAASESHDPDHQQFFTGLLEKQFRRNRFMNILKALESLRRIWARGTDENWTALLPKQPILVM
- a CDS encoding Aldedh domain-containing protein encodes the protein MTSIASTLNDASLVADKSYINGEWVASVSGQTFEVRNPATDRVIGTAPESTVDDLNKAIQAASDAFPLWRAQSGRQRGRILRKLADLIAENKVDIGKVITAENGKAKPDAEGEALFSAGFFEWFAEEAPRLYGDVVPHAQPNARIQILKQPVGVCGLITPWNFPMAMAARKIAAALAAGCTVVVKTDGVTPYSGNLLAVLAERAGVPKGVLNIVTALNNTPKLGLALCESDTVKKISFTGSTRVGKILMKQSADTLKKLSLELGGNAPFIVFDDADLETAVASAVIAKFKVSGQTCVCANRIYVQEGIYDQFARRLVEEVSKFKVGNGTDASVTHGPMTTSVEKVEEHVKDAIGKNATVLLGGQRLPDLGKNFFQPTILGDVNDTMAVTYEETFGPLAALTKFKTEDEVIARANKSEVGLASYVMTTNLARSHRVQERLEFGMVAINTGVIADWAAPFGGVKHSGMGREGSKYGVDDYMVLKTIVTGGINTVYNPRL